The following proteins come from a genomic window of Candidatus Bostrichicola ureolyticus:
- the nusG gene encoding transcription termination/antitermination protein NusG: MNKEKKWYVIRTISGKENKVKYSIDREIKYMKLTNYIGQMLVPIENIIQIRNGKKIKKEKIHYPGYLIIEANLERELYYLIKKIPGVINFLCEGKKPIPIRKEEVNKILGKIDKYENIESINIPFSIYETVKIIDGPFNGFNGTIEKINKDKKKIELAVLIFGRKTPLELNFTQIERI; the protein is encoded by the coding sequence ATGAATAAAGAAAAAAAATGGTATGTTATAAGAACAATTAGTGGTAAAGAGAATAAAGTAAAATATTCTATTGACAGAGAGATTAAATATATGAAACTTACTAATTATATTGGGCAAATGTTAGTTCCTATTGAAAATATTATTCAAATACGTAATGGAAAAAAAATAAAAAAAGAAAAAATACATTATCCTGGTTATCTAATTATTGAAGCTAATTTAGAAAGAGAATTATATTATTTAATAAAGAAGATACCTGGTGTTATAAATTTTTTATGTGAAGGTAAAAAACCTATTCCTATAAGAAAAGAAGAAGTCAATAAAATTCTGGGTAAAATAGATAAATATGAAAATATTGAAAGTATAAATATACCATTTTCTATTTACGAAACAGTAAAAATTATAGATGGACCTTTTAATGGATTTAATGGAACAATAGAAAAAATTAATAAAGATAAAAAAAAAATAGAATTAGCTGTATTGATTTTTGGAAGAAAAACACCTTTAGAATTAAATTTTACTCAAA
- the secE gene encoding preprotein translocase subunit SecE, translated as MKNFIIELYNELIHNITWTKWKELQHITLIITICIIVFSLILYLIDYFFIWIIQKIFSIV; from the coding sequence ATGAAAAATTTTATTATAGAGTTATATAACGAATTGATTCATAATATTACATGGACTAAATGGAAAGAATTACAACATATAACATTAATTATAACTATTTGTATAATAGTTTTTTCTTTAATATTATATTTAATAGATTATTTTTTTATATGGATAATACAAAAAATTTTTTCTATAGTTTAA
- the tuf gene encoding elongation factor Tu, which produces MAKEIFKRNKPNFTVGSIGHVDHGKTTTTAAITKVLSERKLAKAKSFEEIDNAPEEKARGITINTSHVEYETEKRHYTHVDCPGHADYIKNMVTGAAQMDGAILVISATDGIMPQTHEHVLLAREVGVPVLLPYINKVDQVQDTELLELVEMETRELLSKYNYDGDNVPIIKGSSLGALNGKPEWVEKINDLMKAIDNYMKDPVREIDKPFLMPIEDVFTITGRGTVCTGRVEKGTCKTGDSIEIIGISEEKLTSTITGIEMHRKILDYGQAGDNLGILLRGISKDKVRRGMVIAAPGSITPHKEFISEVYILTKEEGGRHTPFHNKYRPQFYFRTTDVTGEINLLEGVEMVMPGDNLTIKVKLHQPVALNEGLHFAIREGGRTVGAGQVTKILN; this is translated from the coding sequence ATGGCAAAAGAAATATTTAAACGAAATAAACCCAATTTTACTGTCGGGTCTATAGGTCATGTTGATCATGGTAAAACTACTACTACTGCTGCAATAACTAAAGTTTTATCAGAAAGAAAACTAGCAAAAGCAAAAAGTTTTGAAGAAATTGATAATGCTCCAGAGGAAAAAGCTAGAGGAATTACTATTAATACTTCACACGTAGAATACGAAACAGAAAAACGGCATTACACTCATGTAGATTGTCCTGGACATGCTGATTATATAAAAAATATGGTAACTGGGGCTGCACAAATGGATGGTGCTATATTGGTAATATCAGCAACAGATGGAATTATGCCACAAACTCATGAACACGTTTTGCTTGCGCGTGAAGTAGGTGTTCCAGTATTATTACCTTATATAAATAAAGTAGATCAAGTACAAGATACTGAATTATTGGAATTAGTTGAAATGGAAACTCGTGAATTATTATCTAAATATAATTATGATGGTGATAATGTCCCAATTATAAAAGGATCATCATTAGGAGCACTTAATGGAAAACCAGAATGGGTAGAAAAAATAAATGATCTTATGAAAGCTATTGATAACTATATGAAAGATCCAGTACGTGAAATAGATAAACCATTTTTAATGCCTATAGAAGACGTATTTACAATAACAGGTAGAGGTACAGTATGTACTGGTCGTGTAGAAAAAGGAACATGTAAAACAGGTGATTCAATAGAAATTATAGGTATAAGCGAAGAAAAATTGACTTCTACTATAACAGGTATAGAAATGCATAGAAAAATATTAGATTATGGTCAAGCAGGAGATAATTTAGGGATATTATTACGTGGTATAAGTAAAGATAAAGTTCGTCGTGGTATGGTAATAGCAGCACCAGGATCTATAACTCCTCATAAAGAATTTATATCAGAAGTATATATTCTTACAAAAGAAGAAGGAGGTCGTCATACTCCTTTTCATAATAAATATCGTCCGCAATTTTATTTTCGTACTACAGATGTAACAGGAGAAATTAACCTTCTTGAAGGTGTAGAGATGGTAATGCCAGGAGATAATTTAACTATTAAAGTTAAGCTTCATCAACCAGTAGCTCTTAATGAAGGATTACATTTTGCTATTCGCGAAGGTGGCCGAACAGTTGGAGCTGGACAAGTAACTAAAATTTTGAATTAA
- the gyrA gene encoding DNA gyrase subunit A, which translates to MIQKEKIIPINVEDEMKSSYIDYSMSVIVSRALPDIRDGLKPVHRRVLFGMYKLGVIYNRPHKKSARIVGEVLGKLHPHGDNSVYDTIVRLAQSWSLRYKLIDGQGNFGSIDNDPPAAMRYTEIRLNKISEEMLLDIEKETVDMQFNFDDSLKEPTVLPTRIPNLLINGVYGIAVGMATNMAPHNLKESIEAICAYIDNKNIDIDNLMLYIKAPDFPTGGIIYGYEGVKKAFHTGRGSIILRAKTHFENVDNKECIIVDEIPYQVIKSDLLIKTYTLIKEGKLEGISHIRDESGRQGMRIVYVLKHNVVPDVVLNQLYKYTPLQIFFSINNIALINGKPTKVNLKDIIKHFVNHRLEVVTRRTKYDLYKAEERYHILEGFLITLNNVDNIFKLIKNSKNYNEARNVLIREFNLSKIQSQSILDVRLHRFTNIERENLKKDHKDCKKIIEKYKEILSNESLRMQIIKNELIEIKEKYSDKRCTTINYLGSQVTTEDLISNETVVLTISNAGYIKRTYLNEYKRQARGGIGHIGANIRKFDFIKHLLIATNHQYALFFTEKGKCYWLRVFEIPEGHKTSKGRPIQNLINIEQGDKIRTCILTDDLNNKEYVNNHYIIIVTKHGIIKKTILEQYSKPRKNGINAIKIRNGDVIIQVKITKGNSHIFIASKNGMIIRFEEKKIRSLNRNSYGVKGISLYNMDFVIGMICINDFENETLLVVSEKGFGKRSNIKDYRITNRGGKGVKTIKITKKTGQLIAIDNVIDNNHLMIINKSGIAIRMSVSDIRIMGRATQGIKLINLKSNEIADITKI; encoded by the coding sequence ATGATTCAAAAAGAAAAAATAATTCCTATAAATGTTGAAGACGAAATGAAATCATCTTATATAGATTATTCAATGTCAGTTATTGTTTCTAGAGCATTGCCAGATATAAGAGATGGACTTAAACCTGTACATAGAAGAGTTCTTTTTGGTATGTATAAATTAGGTGTAATATATAATCGTCCGCATAAAAAATCAGCTCGTATTGTAGGCGAAGTTTTAGGAAAATTGCATCCACATGGTGATAATTCTGTATATGATACTATAGTACGTCTTGCACAAAGTTGGTCACTTCGTTATAAATTAATTGATGGTCAAGGAAATTTCGGATCTATAGATAATGATCCTCCTGCAGCTATGCGTTATACTGAAATACGTTTAAATAAAATATCTGAAGAGATGCTTTTAGATATAGAAAAAGAAACAGTAGATATGCAGTTTAATTTTGATGATTCTTTAAAAGAACCTACTGTACTACCTACACGTATACCTAATTTATTAATTAATGGTGTATATGGTATAGCTGTAGGAATGGCTACTAATATGGCTCCCCACAATTTAAAAGAATCTATAGAAGCAATTTGTGCATATATTGATAATAAAAATATAGATATTGATAATTTAATGCTTTATATAAAAGCACCCGATTTTCCTACTGGTGGAATTATTTATGGATACGAAGGAGTAAAAAAAGCTTTTCATACAGGACGTGGATCAATTATACTAAGAGCTAAAACACATTTTGAAAATGTAGATAATAAAGAATGCATTATTGTTGATGAAATACCTTATCAAGTTATTAAAAGTGATCTACTTATAAAGACATATACTTTAATTAAAGAAGGTAAATTAGAAGGAATATCACATATTCGTGATGAATCTGGTCGTCAAGGAATGCGAATAGTTTATGTTTTAAAACATAATGTTGTACCAGATGTAGTTTTAAATCAACTTTATAAATATACTCCTCTTCAAATATTTTTTAGTATAAATAATATAGCATTAATTAATGGAAAGCCTACAAAAGTTAATTTAAAAGACATTATAAAACATTTTGTTAATCATCGACTGGAAGTAGTTACTCGTAGGACAAAATATGATTTATATAAAGCAGAAGAACGTTATCACATACTGGAAGGATTTTTAATAACATTAAACAATGTAGATAATATTTTTAAATTAATTAAGAATTCTAAAAATTATAATGAAGCACGTAATGTATTGATAAGGGAGTTCAACTTATCAAAAATACAATCCCAAAGCATTCTTGATGTACGTTTACACAGGTTTACAAATATAGAACGTGAAAATCTTAAAAAAGATCATAAAGATTGTAAAAAAATAATAGAAAAATATAAAGAGATTTTATCTAATGAATCATTACGTATGCAAATTATTAAAAATGAACTTATTGAAATAAAAGAAAAATATAGTGATAAACGTTGTACAACAATAAATTATTTAGGTAGCCAAGTGACTACAGAAGATTTAATTTCTAATGAAACTGTTGTATTAACTATATCTAATGCAGGATATATTAAAAGAACCTATTTAAATGAATATAAACGTCAAGCAAGAGGAGGAATAGGTCATATAGGAGCTAATATACGTAAATTTGATTTTATTAAACATTTACTTATAGCTACTAATCATCAATATGCATTATTTTTTACAGAAAAAGGAAAATGTTATTGGCTTAGGGTATTTGAAATACCAGAAGGACATAAAACGTCTAAAGGACGTCCAATACAAAATTTAATTAACATAGAACAAGGAGATAAAATTAGGACTTGTATACTAACTGATGATCTTAATAATAAAGAATATGTTAACAACCACTATATTATAATAGTTACTAAACATGGAATTATAAAAAAAACGATTCTTGAACAATATTCTAAACCTAGAAAAAATGGTATTAACGCTATTAAAATTCGTAATGGAGATGTTATAATACAAGTTAAAATAACTAAAGGTAATAGTCATATTTTTATTGCATCAAAAAATGGAATGATTATACGTTTTGAAGAGAAAAAAATACGTTCTCTGAATAGAAATTCTTATGGTGTAAAAGGAATTAGTTTATATAATATGGATTTTGTAATTGGAATGATCTGTATTAATGATTTTGAAAATGAAACTCTATTGGTGGTTTCTGAGAAAGGGTTTGGTAAACGTTCTAATATAAAAGATTATCGTATTACTAATAGGGGAGGAAAAGGTGTAAAAACTATTAAAATAACAAAAAAAACAGGACAATTAATTGCAATTGATAATGTTATAGATAATAATCATTTGATGATAATAAACAAATCTGGTATAGCAATAAGAATGTCAGTATCTGATATTAGAATTATGGGACGTGCTACTCAGGGTATAAAATTGATAAATTTAAAATCTAATGAAATTGCCGATATTACAAAAATATAG
- the pheT gene encoding phenylalanine--tRNA ligase subunit beta, with the protein MIISYKWLKEYLYTDLDINQISNLLTDIGLEVENIKYFDNLMDWGIDIVITPNRSDAISHYGIARDLYAALITRDYKAKLIKPYIKNNLKKDIDWIPFSINIENTKKCLRYSGITISKIKIFQSPQWLQDRLKVIGINPINSVIDIINFVMFELGQPMHVFDADKIKGFNIKVKTINNNNTLLDNILLSEEDLIICDNQNPICIAGIFEGINYRVTNNTKNIFIDSAYFSPLTIRKSVKRHNLNTEYSFRFERGIDPNKTIYALKRAALLIKEITGGYISSDIIDIYPIHISNYKIILRYNKIYNIIGCNISQNKILQILELLEIKVIYQNEESLTLSVPLYRVDVKREIDIIEEILRIYGYNNLKSSKKKYSLDYIDNSSYELSCKVEETIAKQLLAHGFNEIVTISLKKHDYINLLNAITNKMIINVINPLSNDLSLMQPNLLFGMLESISYNIKRKNFNLKLFEFGKTYLKKNNNLLETKYLSLVVTGKIENIKLLDYLDISFFYLKGIIEQIMQKIGIDNYTQKLIFNDHFLYETLIIRYLDYNLFKIGQVKETITKKFNIYQDVFYAEFNWKIFIDIFLKKQNNIHYINISKYPGIKRDLALLLDNNILFEDIYYLAKNTEKNLLKKVKLFDIYQGSQLPIGKKSYAISFYFENKKQTLTNQIIDQIMNKLKKIFKEKLGAEIRK; encoded by the coding sequence ATGATTATATCTTACAAATGGCTTAAAGAATATCTTTATACAGATTTAGATATAAATCAAATATCAAATTTATTAACTGATATAGGTTTAGAAGTAGAAAATATTAAATATTTTGATAATTTAATGGATTGGGGTATTGATATAGTTATAACACCTAATCGTTCTGATGCAATTAGTCATTATGGAATAGCTAGAGATTTATATGCCGCTTTAATAACTCGTGATTATAAAGCTAAATTAATAAAACCTTATATAAAGAATAATTTAAAAAAAGACATTGATTGGATTCCATTCTCAATAAATATTGAGAACACAAAAAAATGTTTACGTTATTCAGGAATTACTATATCTAAAATTAAAATTTTTCAATCTCCACAATGGCTACAAGATAGATTAAAAGTTATCGGAATTAATCCTATTAATAGTGTAATAGATATTATTAATTTTGTTATGTTTGAATTGGGTCAACCTATGCATGTATTTGATGCTGATAAAATTAAAGGATTTAATATTAAAGTAAAGACAATTAATAATAATAATACATTATTAGATAATATTCTTTTATCAGAAGAAGATTTAATTATTTGCGATAACCAAAATCCTATTTGTATTGCTGGAATATTCGAAGGAATTAATTATAGAGTTACTAATAATACTAAAAATATTTTTATTGATAGTGCTTATTTTAGTCCTTTAACTATACGTAAAAGTGTTAAAAGACATAACTTAAATACTGAATATTCTTTTCGTTTTGAACGGGGAATAGATCCTAATAAAACTATCTACGCTTTAAAACGCGCAGCATTATTAATAAAAGAAATTACAGGTGGATATATATCGTCTGATATTATAGATATATATCCTATACATATATCTAATTATAAAATAATATTACGATATAACAAAATATATAATATTATTGGATGTAATATATCACAAAACAAAATTTTGCAAATTTTAGAACTTTTGGAAATTAAAGTCATTTATCAAAATGAAGAATCATTAACACTTTCGGTTCCTTTATATAGGGTAGATGTAAAACGTGAAATAGATATAATAGAAGAAATATTACGTATATATGGATATAACAATTTAAAATCATCAAAAAAAAAATATAGTTTGGATTATATTGATAATTCATCATATGAATTAAGTTGTAAAGTAGAAGAAACTATTGCTAAACAATTATTAGCTCATGGATTTAATGAAATAGTAACTATTTCATTAAAAAAACATGATTATATCAATTTATTAAATGCTATAACAAATAAAATGATAATTAATGTTATTAATCCATTAAGTAATGATTTATCTTTAATGCAGCCAAATCTTTTATTTGGTATGCTTGAAAGTATTTCTTATAATATAAAGAGAAAAAATTTTAACCTAAAATTATTTGAATTTGGTAAAACTTATTTGAAGAAAAATAATAATTTGTTAGAAACAAAATATTTAAGTTTAGTTGTAACTGGAAAAATAGAAAATATAAAATTGCTAGATTATTTAGATATATCTTTTTTTTATTTAAAGGGCATTATAGAACAAATAATGCAAAAAATTGGTATTGATAATTATACTCAGAAATTAATATTTAATGATCATTTTTTATATGAAACTCTTATAATAAGATATCTAGATTATAATCTCTTTAAAATAGGTCAAGTTAAAGAAACTATAACAAAAAAATTTAATATTTATCAAGATGTATTTTATGCTGAATTTAATTGGAAAATTTTTATTGATATTTTTTTAAAAAAACAAAATAATATACATTATATTAATATTTCTAAATATCCTGGTATTAAAAGAGATTTAGCATTATTATTAGATAATAATATACTTTTTGAAGACATTTATTATTTAGCAAAAAATACAGAAAAAAACTTACTTAAAAAAGTAAAACTTTTTGATATATATCAAGGTTCCCAATTACCAATTGGTAAAAAATCTTATGCTATTAGTTTTTATTTTGAAAATAAAAAACAAACATTAACCAATCAAATAATAGATCAAATAATGAATAAACTTAAAAAAATTTTTAAAGAAAAATTAGGAGCTGAAATTAGAAAATAA
- the dnaN gene encoding DNA polymerase III subunit beta, producing MKFTISSHKLFKYLQYFNGIINYNNSISILNNLLFKVKDNELFVIASDLEVTIITKIDIINYDKNGKIAVPAKLIINTLKNLPEQPITFYSENEHILNIISRYGNYTITIEDAETFPNINNINYLGKIKLSTNTLSKIIDKTLFATGNDDFRQVLTGVFFYITPNESIFVSTDSNKLVKYVRKDIKNNQIAKLIIPKKPLKILKSILNKKKEEIVTIYYNENNTTFSLSDKTLICKLINGNYPNYESVIPNNNDKKLIINKNVFLNSIKRISLFSSKKNYQICLHLKYQTLNLIAKDIEFSNKAFETLKCDYTGKDFKIGFNSKFLIDMISHIDGENIIFEMSQPNLSVILKPFDYLDEEEELLMLVMPYYL from the coding sequence ATGAAATTTACTATTTCTAGTCATAAATTATTTAAATATTTACAATATTTTAATGGCATTATTAATTACAATAATTCTATTTCTATTTTAAATAATTTACTTTTTAAAGTAAAAGATAACGAACTATTTGTTATAGCTTCTGATTTGGAAGTTACTATTATAACTAAAATTGATATCATTAATTATGATAAAAATGGAAAAATTGCTGTACCAGCTAAATTAATTATAAATACGTTAAAAAATTTGCCTGAACAACCTATTACATTTTATTCAGAAAATGAACATATACTTAATATTATTTCTAGATATGGAAATTATACTATAACTATAGAAGACGCAGAAACATTTCCTAATATTAATAATATTAATTATTTAGGTAAAATAAAATTATCAACCAATACACTTTCAAAAATAATTGACAAAACATTATTTGCTACAGGAAATGATGATTTTAGACAAGTTCTTACAGGCGTATTTTTTTATATTACTCCTAATGAATCTATTTTTGTAAGCACAGATTCTAATAAACTAGTAAAATATGTTAGAAAAGATATTAAAAATAATCAAATTGCTAAATTAATTATTCCTAAAAAACCATTAAAAATATTAAAAAGTATTTTAAATAAAAAAAAAGAAGAAATAGTTACAATATATTATAATGAAAATAATACTACATTTTCTTTATCTGATAAAACACTAATATGCAAACTAATTAATGGTAATTATCCAAATTATGAATCAGTTATTCCTAATAATAATGATAAAAAACTTATTATAAATAAAAATGTTTTTTTAAATTCTATTAAACGTATTTCACTATTTTCTAGTAAAAAAAATTATCAAATATGTTTACATTTAAAATATCAAACATTGAATCTTATAGCAAAAGATATTGAATTTTCAAATAAAGCTTTTGAAACATTGAAATGCGATTATACAGGTAAAGATTTTAAAATAGGATTTAATTCAAAATTTTTAATAGATATGATATCACATATTGATGGAGAAAATATTATATTTGAAATGTCACAACCTAATTTATCAGTGATTTTGAAACCTTTTGACTATTTAGATGAAGAAGAAGAATTATTAATGTTAGTAATGCCATATTATTTATAA
- a CDS encoding RsmD family RNA methyltransferase, translated as MRIISGKLKGRRFSIPKHLSKFNIRPTTDKARESLFNILLNNIIINNKLIVLDLFCGIGSLSYEFISRGISKIYSLDINAMCIQYIRKKSIDFNIQNKIIALRYNVFFF; from the coding sequence ATGAGAATTATTTCAGGAAAATTAAAAGGAAGAAGATTTTCAATACCTAAGCATTTATCTAAATTTAATATTAGACCTACTACAGATAAAGCTAGAGAATCATTATTTAATATATTATTAAATAATATTATTATAAATAATAAATTAATAGTTTTAGATTTATTTTGTGGAATAGGCAGTTTAAGTTATGAATTTATTTCTAGAGGAATATCAAAAATATATTCTTTAGATATTAATGCTATGTGTATACAATACATACGTAAAAAATCTATAGATTTTAATATCCAAAATAAAATTATTGCCTTAAGATATAACGTATTTTTTTTTTAA
- a CDS encoding 30S ribosomal protein S1 — translation MSYNKKEFDWITYENGLNEYEKEEREKLKENYTKTIPNINEYEIHKGLVTNIENKEIIVDFGFKSEGVISLNEFKDDIIPNVGDTIEVMIYKLDYKGECILSYQKAKMLKNWLKINDSYEKGEIILGIVTARTKGGLIVKIFDIECFLPGSHINIKPTRDYDIYVGKTLEVKVVKLNTQTKNVVVSHKILIEQDLEEQKKEIISTLNKGQIVEGTVKNILPYGCFVDLGGIDALIHITDIKWQRIEHPSEEVKLGQVLNCVVLGIDKEKNRVQLGLKQLQKHPWDILDSNLKVGDIVNGTVTLLADYGAIIEIIPGVEGLIHTSEMSWDSNLLCARDFLKVGDKVKSVILTLDREDRKMYLSIKQMTPDPWNSIEKKYNVGSKHTGIIHSLTNFGVFVELQKDIRGIIKTYDLSWTKKIKHPSEFCKKGDKIDVVVLNLDINARRLSLGHKQLYKNPFDEYENIFTVGSIHKGTVIKNFDKGAAIKIEKNDKSIEAFSPFRYLETKNKSILKKGDKADFKIMEFNKESKTIIVSHTSTFTSTFRNIKKIKKHKSTFGDFTELTNLKKLIESQNK, via the coding sequence ATGTCTTATAACAAAAAAGAATTCGATTGGATTACTTATGAAAATGGATTAAATGAATATGAAAAAGAAGAAAGAGAAAAACTTAAAGAAAATTATACAAAAACAATTCCTAATATTAATGAATATGAAATACATAAAGGTTTGGTAACAAACATAGAAAATAAAGAAATTATTGTTGATTTTGGATTTAAATCTGAAGGAGTTATATCTTTAAATGAATTTAAAGATGATATAATTCCTAATGTAGGAGATACTATTGAAGTAATGATTTATAAACTTGATTATAAAGGTGAATGTATTCTTTCCTATCAAAAAGCTAAAATGTTAAAAAATTGGCTTAAGATAAATGATTCATATGAAAAAGGTGAAATAATATTAGGTATTGTAACAGCTCGTACAAAAGGAGGATTAATAGTTAAAATTTTTGATATTGAATGTTTTTTACCAGGATCACATATTAATATAAAACCTACACGAGATTATGATATTTATGTTGGTAAAACTCTAGAAGTTAAAGTTGTTAAACTAAACACTCAAACTAAAAATGTTGTTGTATCACATAAAATATTAATAGAACAGGATCTTGAAGAACAAAAAAAAGAAATAATATCTACTTTAAATAAAGGTCAAATAGTAGAAGGAACTGTTAAAAACATACTTCCTTATGGTTGTTTTGTAGATTTAGGAGGAATTGATGCTTTAATACATATTACTGATATAAAATGGCAAAGAATTGAACATCCTTCAGAAGAAGTTAAATTAGGTCAAGTTTTAAATTGCGTTGTATTAGGAATAGATAAAGAAAAAAATAGGGTTCAATTAGGATTAAAACAATTACAAAAACATCCTTGGGATATATTAGATTCTAATTTAAAAGTAGGAGATATAGTGAACGGAACTGTAACTTTATTAGCAGATTATGGTGCTATTATAGAAATAATTCCAGGTGTAGAAGGATTAATACATACTAGTGAAATGTCTTGGGATTCAAATTTACTGTGTGCAAGAGACTTTTTGAAAGTTGGTGATAAAGTAAAATCTGTTATTCTAACTTTAGATCGTGAAGATAGAAAAATGTATTTAAGCATAAAACAAATGACACCTGATCCATGGAATAGTATAGAAAAAAAATATAATGTAGGATCTAAACATACAGGAATAATTCATAGTTTGACTAATTTTGGTGTATTTGTTGAATTACAAAAAGATATACGTGGAATTATTAAGACTTATGATTTATCATGGACTAAAAAAATTAAACATCCTTCAGAATTTTGTAAAAAAGGAGATAAAATTGATGTTGTAGTATTAAATTTAGACATTAATGCCCGTAGGTTGAGTTTAGGACATAAACAATTATATAAAAATCCTTTTGATGAATATGAAAATATATTTACTGTAGGTTCAATACATAAAGGGACAGTTATTAAAAATTTTGATAAAGGTGCTGCAATTAAAATTGAAAAAAATGATAAGTCTATAGAAGCTTTTTCTCCATTTCGTTATTTAGAAACTAAAAATAAATCAATTTTAAAAAAAGGAGATAAAGCTGATTTTAAGATAATGGAATTTAATAAAGAATCAAAAACAATTATTGTTTCTCATACATCTACATTTACATCTACATTTCGTAATATTAAAAAAATTAAAAAACATAAATCTACTTTTGGAGATTTTACAGAATTAACTAATTTAAAAAAATTAATTGAAAGCCAAAATAAATAA
- a CDS encoding histidine phosphatase family protein → MKKLILVRHSNAIVENKLKDKDRHLTILGIEIAYKVAFFLKKKLTINKKWLSISSPAIRALHTAVIFSYVFNTLSSLKIEECLYTFSVIELQKFIKSSIDSSFDNIILFGHNSGITELVNLLGNNIFINPSGLAILKFNTLDNLNDGVVEYIIDPNQIN, encoded by the coding sequence ATGAAAAAATTAATATTAGTCCGTCATTCTAATGCTATTGTAGAAAATAAATTAAAAGATAAAGATAGACATTTAACTATTCTAGGTATAGAAATTGCTTATAAAGTAGCATTTTTTTTAAAAAAAAAATTAACAATAAATAAAAAGTGGTTATCTATATCTAGCCCAGCAATAAGAGCTTTACATACTGCGGTAATTTTTTCATATGTATTTAACACTTTGTCAAGTTTAAAAATTGAAGAATGTCTTTATACTTTTTCTGTAATCGAATTACAAAAATTTATTAAAAGTAGTATTGATTCTAGTTTTGATAATATTATTTTATTTGGACATAATTCAGGAATTACAGAATTAGTTAATTTATTAGGAAATAATATTTTTATTAATCCATCGGGATTAGCTATATTAAAATTCAATACTTTGGATAATCTTAATGATGGAGTGGTAGAATACATTATTGATCCTAATCAAATAAATTAA